A stretch of the Bradyrhizobium sp. CCBAU 53351 genome encodes the following:
- a CDS encoding LysR family transcriptional regulator, whose amino-acid sequence MTYLLPPLNALRAFEAAARHLSFKQASHELHVTAGAVSQQVRLLEERLGVQLFERRTRQVILTSAGETYLEQVRQAFRCLAEATAELKPDGVTALLHIGLHASFAVDGLRTRLARFRRAEPQLAIRISQPAGLHELLEGKVDVVIADRVQRCPGYKCEPLERGFLIGPLGTADCPEIETLRSCLLGDVELEGAIPRAPLVAGPAKPRTMTASRRP is encoded by the coding sequence ATGACGTATCTTCTGCCGCCACTCAATGCCCTGCGTGCCTTCGAGGCCGCCGCCCGTCATCTCAGCTTCAAGCAGGCCTCCCACGAGCTGCATGTCACGGCCGGTGCGGTCAGCCAGCAGGTCCGCCTGCTGGAGGAGCGGCTGGGGGTGCAGCTGTTCGAGCGCCGGACACGGCAGGTCATTCTGACGTCGGCCGGCGAGACCTATCTGGAGCAGGTCCGTCAGGCGTTTCGTTGCCTTGCCGAGGCCACCGCCGAGCTCAAGCCCGATGGCGTCACTGCTTTGCTTCATATCGGGCTTCACGCCAGTTTTGCCGTCGACGGGCTGCGTACGCGCCTGGCCCGGTTCCGCCGCGCCGAGCCGCAGCTCGCCATCCGCATCAGTCAGCCGGCGGGGCTGCACGAGCTGCTCGAAGGCAAGGTCGATGTCGTGATCGCGGACCGGGTGCAGCGCTGTCCAGGCTACAAATGCGAGCCTCTGGAGCGCGGCTTCCTGATCGGCCCGCTCGGGACCGCCGATTGCCCGGAGATCGAGACCCTGCGGTCCTGCCTGCTTGGCGATGTCGAGCTCGAGGGCGCCATACCCAGAGCGCCCCTGGTCGCCGGCCCAGCCAAGCCGCGCACCATGACGGCTTCGCGCCGGCCGTAA
- a CDS encoding MFS transporter, translated as MALSTLGCVGMWSLVVALPAVQADFNAPRAEAALPYTLTIIGFMIGGIVVGRLADRFGILLPLAGGTILMSLGYVLTAFAPSLPMFALISGVTIGLGGAASFAPLVADVSLWFDRHRGLAISLATAGSSVAGVVWPPIVQQAIASYGWRQTHVGIGLFCLATMLPLSLVLLRRPPVQAAAREATSRGNTMQSIGLSPSVTQGLLALAGICCCVAMAMPQVHLVAYCGDLGYGSARGAEMLAVMLGFSVASRLFFGWLLNRIGGLPTLLLGSAMQATALALYLPFNGLVSLYVVSAIFGLAQGGIVPSYAVIIRELFPAREAGFRISLAISVTLAGMALGGWMAGAIYDATGSYASALINGIAWNIVNIAIAAWLLQRQRRHIVGACAALS; from the coding sequence ATGGCCCTCAGCACGCTGGGCTGCGTCGGCATGTGGTCGCTGGTGGTGGCATTGCCGGCAGTGCAGGCCGATTTCAATGCGCCCCGTGCCGAGGCGGCCCTGCCCTACACGCTCACCATCATCGGCTTCATGATCGGCGGCATCGTCGTCGGCCGCCTGGCCGATCGCTTCGGCATTCTGCTGCCGCTGGCCGGCGGCACGATCCTGATGAGCCTCGGCTACGTCCTCACCGCCTTCGCGCCGAGCCTGCCGATGTTCGCGCTGATCTCAGGCGTCACGATCGGCCTCGGCGGCGCGGCGAGCTTCGCGCCGCTGGTGGCCGATGTCTCCTTGTGGTTCGACAGGCACCGCGGCCTCGCCATTTCCCTGGCGACGGCCGGCAGCTCCGTTGCCGGCGTTGTCTGGCCACCCATTGTCCAGCAGGCCATCGCCTCCTACGGCTGGCGGCAGACCCATGTCGGCATCGGCCTGTTTTGTTTGGCAACGATGCTGCCGCTCTCGCTGGTGCTGCTGCGGCGGCCGCCCGTCCAGGCGGCTGCGCGCGAAGCGACGAGCCGCGGCAACACGATGCAGTCGATCGGCCTGTCCCCTTCCGTCACCCAGGGCCTGCTGGCCCTCGCCGGCATATGCTGCTGCGTCGCCATGGCGATGCCGCAGGTCCATCTGGTCGCCTATTGCGGCGACCTCGGCTACGGCTCCGCGCGCGGCGCCGAGATGCTGGCGGTCATGCTCGGCTTCAGTGTGGCGAGCCGTCTGTTCTTCGGCTGGCTGTTGAACCGCATCGGCGGCCTGCCGACGCTGCTGCTGGGCTCGGCGATGCAGGCCACGGCACTCGCACTCTATCTGCCGTTCAACGGCCTGGTCTCGCTTTATGTGGTGTCGGCTATATTCGGACTGGCGCAGGGCGGCATCGTGCCGAGCTACGCCGTGATCATCCGCGAGCTATTCCCGGCGCGGGAGGCCGGCTTTCGCATCAGTCTCGCCATCTCGGTCACGCTCGCGGGCATGGCGCTGGGGGGCTGGATGGCCGGCGCGATCTATGATGCGACCGGCTCCTACGCGTCGGCGCTGATCAACGGCATCGCCTGGAATATCGTGAACATCGCGATTGCAGCCTGGCTGCTGCAGCGCCAGCGCCGACATATCGTCGGCGCCTGCGCCGCGCTCAGCTGA
- a CDS encoding zinc-binding dehydrogenase: MDIKTAKAAILVESGKPLIVDEFTLPDRLEHGQVLAHVHTSSICGAQINEIDAVKGVDKFLPHLLGHEALATIVETGPGVVSCKEGDTVVMHWRPGKGVQSNTPVYSWRGKRLNAGWVTTFNEYAVVSENRVTPVPASIDRTSAPLLGCAVTTALGVVNNDAQIAIGEAVVVFGVGGVGLNIVQFAAMVGAYPVIAIDRLDNKLEMARQFGATHLINSEAVKDVAAEVRSITGADGPDKVVETTGVKNLIELAYEITAKKGRCVLVGVPREKAEIYTLPLHFEKVLKGSEGGQCQPARDIPRLVRLSDAGKVNYRGIVTHEFALDGVNDALDLMRSGTSGRILLNIS, translated from the coding sequence ATGGACATCAAGACTGCCAAGGCGGCCATTCTCGTCGAATCGGGCAAGCCGCTGATCGTCGACGAGTTCACCTTGCCGGACAGGCTCGAACACGGCCAGGTGCTCGCGCATGTGCACACGTCGAGCATCTGCGGCGCGCAGATCAACGAGATCGACGCGGTCAAGGGCGTCGACAAGTTCCTGCCGCACCTGTTGGGTCACGAGGCGCTGGCCACGATCGTCGAGACCGGACCCGGCGTCGTGTCCTGCAAAGAGGGGGATACCGTCGTCATGCATTGGCGCCCGGGCAAGGGCGTCCAGTCCAACACGCCGGTCTATTCCTGGCGCGGCAAGCGGCTCAACGCCGGCTGGGTCACCACCTTCAATGAATATGCCGTGGTATCGGAAAATCGCGTCACCCCGGTTCCGGCTTCGATCGACCGCACCAGCGCGCCGCTGCTCGGCTGTGCCGTGACGACCGCGCTCGGCGTCGTCAACAACGACGCGCAGATCGCCATCGGCGAAGCCGTCGTCGTGTTCGGCGTCGGCGGCGTCGGATTGAACATCGTGCAATTTGCCGCGATGGTCGGTGCCTATCCCGTGATCGCGATCGATCGCCTCGACAACAAGCTCGAGATGGCCCGGCAGTTCGGCGCGACGCACCTCATCAACTCCGAAGCGGTCAAGGATGTCGCCGCCGAGGTTCGATCGATCACCGGCGCTGACGGACCCGACAAGGTCGTCGAGACCACCGGCGTCAAGAATCTGATCGAGCTCGCCTACGAGATCACCGCGAAGAAGGGCCGCTGCGTCCTCGTCGGTGTTCCCCGCGAGAAGGCCGAGATCTACACGCTGCCGCTCCATTTCGAGAAGGTGCTGAAGGGTTCGGAAGGCGGGCAATGCCAGCCGGCGCGCGATATCCCGCGGCTGGTTCGCCTGAGCGACGCCGGCAAGGTGAACTACCGTGGGATCGTCACACACGAGTTCGCGCTCGACGGCGTCAACGACGCGCTGGACCTGATGCGCAGCGGCACGTCCGGGCGAATCCTGCTGAACATCAGCTGA
- a CDS encoding class I SAM-dependent methyltransferase gives MGRLLNIVTPLHTATKRDYMGRMNDDKIGCSLKAREYEADYWDGDRRFGYGGYRFIEGRWAPVAKALIETYGLKDGSSVLDVGCGKGFLLYEMQKILPGLKVVGFDISKHGLANSHEQVRPYLFNYRAQDVYPYGDDSFDLVISLGTLHNLRLYELEAALKEVERVGKNKYVMVEGYRNVAELHNLECWALTAESILHTSEWIWLYGKLGYTGDYEFIYFE, from the coding sequence ATGGGACGACTGCTGAATATCGTGACGCCGCTGCATACGGCGACCAAGCGCGATTACATGGGCCGTATGAACGACGACAAGATCGGCTGCTCGCTGAAGGCGCGGGAATACGAGGCCGATTATTGGGACGGCGACCGCCGCTTCGGCTATGGCGGCTACCGCTTCATCGAGGGGCGCTGGGCGCCGGTCGCCAAGGCGCTGATCGAGACCTATGGTCTGAAGGACGGCTCCAGCGTGCTCGACGTCGGCTGCGGCAAGGGATTCCTGCTGTACGAGATGCAGAAGATCCTGCCGGGCTTGAAGGTCGTCGGCTTCGATATCTCCAAGCACGGGCTCGCCAATTCGCACGAGCAGGTGAGGCCGTATCTGTTCAACTATCGCGCCCAGGACGTCTATCCCTATGGCGACGACAGTTTCGACCTCGTCATCTCGCTCGGCACCTTGCACAATCTGCGACTGTACGAGCTCGAGGCGGCCCTCAAGGAGGTCGAGCGGGTCGGCAAGAACAAATACGTCATGGTCGAGGGCTACCGGAACGTCGCCGAGTTGCACAATCTCGAATGCTGGGCGCTGACGGCGGAGTCCATCCTGCACACCTCGGAATGGATCTGGCTGTACGGAAAGCTGGGTTACACCGGCGATTACGAATTCATCTATTTCGAGTGA
- a CDS encoding GreA/GreB family elongation factor: MKQKECAVLPLPKIALVASEYPRLEQLARRAAQRGDLDGIFLLGEVNRADIVPDEWDDLRSRVIVGSWVTFCTNWGVPRRIVQLVWPEECWSDPARISVLTPLGAALIGLQVGDQMPYVVGGCLNVVRVLNVTRSSPNVVPLFPANRRSRPLDDDPGPTAA; encoded by the coding sequence TTGAAGCAGAAGGAGTGTGCCGTGCTGCCTCTTCCGAAAATTGCGCTCGTCGCATCTGAATATCCGCGGCTCGAACAGCTTGCCCGCCGCGCCGCCCAACGAGGTGATTTGGACGGAATCTTCCTGCTGGGTGAAGTCAATCGCGCCGACATCGTGCCGGACGAATGGGACGATCTCCGTTCGCGGGTGATCGTCGGATCATGGGTCACCTTTTGCACGAACTGGGGCGTTCCGCGTCGCATCGTGCAATTGGTCTGGCCCGAGGAATGTTGGTCGGATCCCGCCCGCATTTCGGTCCTGACGCCTTTGGGAGCGGCTTTGATCGGCCTGCAGGTCGGCGATCAAATGCCGTACGTCGTCGGCGGCTGCCTGAATGTCGTCAGGGTTTTGAACGTCACCCGATCAAGCCCGAACGTCGTTCCGCTCTTTCCCGCAAATCGGCGCAGCCGGCCGCTCGACGATGATCCTGGACCGACTGCAGCATAG
- the rnk gene encoding nucleoside diphosphate kinase regulator: protein MQNFEAEIRRDQPALPPIKLAKDESRRLSSLANSTMDLFPRVAQFLARELDRATVAEENDLCGVVRMGSKVTYRDDRGASREIVLVYPHEANIALSRISILTPVGAALIGLSVGQRIAFETPDKRIRGLTVLAVSESEGNDRSK from the coding sequence ATGCAGAACTTCGAAGCCGAGATTCGGCGGGACCAGCCCGCGCTGCCGCCGATCAAGCTCGCAAAAGACGAATCGCGGCGTCTCAGCTCGCTGGCGAATTCGACCATGGATCTGTTTCCCCGTGTCGCCCAGTTTCTGGCCCGCGAGCTGGACCGCGCGACGGTCGCGGAAGAGAACGACTTGTGCGGCGTGGTCAGGATGGGCTCCAAAGTGACCTATCGCGACGACAGGGGTGCGAGCCGCGAGATCGTGCTGGTCTATCCGCACGAGGCCAACATCGCGCTCAGCCGGATCTCGATCCTGACGCCCGTCGGAGCGGCCCTGATCGGCCTCTCGGTGGGACAGCGCATCGCATTCGAGACGCCGGACAAGCGCATCAGAGGGTTGACCGTTCTTGCCGTCTCCGAATCGGAAGGGAACGACCGATCCAAATGA
- a CDS encoding BA14K family protein, whose amino-acid sequence MKMRRTFVALAAAGAMLWTAASPVLAAPLPIANPGADSGLQQVQYRHWHGHGYRHGYYGHHHGGNGAAVLGGLAAGAIIGGAIASSQAQANATSYCAQRYRSYDPGSGTFLGNDGLRHPCP is encoded by the coding sequence ATGAAAATGCGCAGAACTTTCGTCGCCCTCGCGGCCGCTGGAGCGATGCTCTGGACCGCGGCATCACCGGTGCTTGCGGCGCCTCTGCCGATCGCGAATCCGGGTGCTGACTCCGGCTTGCAGCAAGTGCAGTACCGGCACTGGCACGGACATGGATATCGGCATGGCTATTACGGGCACCATCACGGTGGGAACGGCGCAGCCGTCCTTGGCGGCTTGGCGGCCGGCGCCATCATCGGCGGCGCAATCGCCAGCAGCCAGGCTCAGGCCAACGCGACCTCCTACTGCGCCCAGCGCTATCGCTCCTATGACCCCGGCTCAGGGACTTTTCTAGGTAACGACGGTTTGCGTCACCCCTGTCCGTGA
- a CDS encoding tripartite tricarboxylate transporter substrate binding protein encodes MELQMASSGSIDHDGARQRNFAVRRRQSLAILACAIVAGLGLTPARAEYPDKIIKIVVPFAAGGGTDIMARTTAQELQTDLGKSVIIENKPGAGTIIGTQTVATSEPDGYSLLMATFAHAVNPSLYNKLPFDPHKDFAAVSLIARSFNIVVVNPASKINSISDLITEAKANPGKLNLGTFGTGTSAHLAGELFNSMAKVKMTAVPYKGAAPAISDLLGGQIDVMFTTVASAASLVAAGQLRALAVTSAERSAAFPQLPTVAEAGVPGYAAESWYGLYAPAKTPAPVIARLNQAIAKAVQSGAFKKLEANEGLIMVGSAPQELDRYVGQEEARWRKLVKDANIEVQ; translated from the coding sequence ATGGAGCTCCAGATGGCCAGCAGCGGAAGCATCGATCACGACGGCGCGCGGCAGAGGAATTTCGCCGTGCGGCGCCGGCAGAGCCTCGCCATTCTCGCCTGTGCGATCGTCGCGGGGCTCGGACTGACGCCGGCGCGCGCCGAATATCCTGATAAGATCATCAAGATCGTCGTGCCCTTCGCAGCCGGCGGCGGCACCGACATCATGGCGCGTACGACGGCGCAGGAGCTGCAGACGGATCTCGGCAAGTCCGTCATCATCGAGAACAAGCCGGGCGCCGGGACCATCATCGGAACCCAGACGGTGGCGACCAGCGAGCCCGACGGCTATTCGCTGCTGATGGCGACGTTCGCGCACGCGGTCAACCCGAGTCTGTACAACAAGCTGCCGTTCGATCCGCACAAGGACTTCGCGGCGGTCTCGCTGATCGCGCGCTCCTTCAACATCGTCGTGGTCAACCCGGCATCGAAGATCAACTCGATCTCGGATTTGATCACGGAGGCCAAGGCCAATCCCGGCAAGCTCAACCTCGGCACGTTCGGCACCGGCACCTCGGCGCATCTCGCGGGCGAGCTGTTCAACTCCATGGCGAAGGTCAAGATGACGGCGGTGCCCTACAAGGGCGCGGCGCCCGCGATCAGCGATCTCCTGGGCGGCCAGATCGACGTGATGTTCACCACCGTGGCGAGCGCGGCCTCGCTGGTGGCCGCAGGTCAGCTCCGGGCGCTGGCCGTCACATCCGCCGAGCGCTCGGCGGCGTTCCCGCAGTTGCCGACCGTTGCCGAGGCCGGCGTGCCCGGCTACGCCGCCGAATCCTGGTACGGCTTGTACGCTCCGGCCAAGACGCCGGCGCCGGTGATTGCGCGCCTCAATCAGGCGATCGCAAAGGCGGTTCAGTCCGGTGCCTTCAAGAAGCTGGAGGCGAACGAGGGCCTCATCATGGTCGGCAGCGCGCCGCAAGAGCTCGACCGCTATGTCGGCCAGGAGGAGGCGCGCTGGCGCAAGCTGGTCAAGGACGCGAACATCGAGGTGCAATAG
- a CDS encoding acetate--CoA ligase family protein — MNAIERLIRPRSIAIIGASADPSKTSGRPVSYLQKHGFAGAIYPVNPKVAEIGGIKCYADVASLPDVPDVGLVLVGAERAHIAVRELSERGAAAAIVLASGFTETGAEGAARQHQLMQAAGSMRVLGPNTIGLVNLTDNIVLSASGALAMDDFPAGGIGLISQSGGILGAVLSRAAARGIGLSKLVSTSNEADLELSDFIDFLAEDDATKVIALYIEAIRNPLRFREAVLKARRAGKPIVAFKIGRSEAGAQAAVSHTGALAGSDRMYDALFRQLGVIRARTFEDLLDIPAALSAGRKLSGRRVAILTSTGGAGTIVSDSLGVAGFVTPAPDAETAAQLRSLQSGSHANLDRNPIDVTLAGLQPDLLRGAIRILLASPSYDALIVIAGSSAVGSPALMADAIHDCLPLSDKPVVAYVSPHAPEVVAVLTRRGVPAYTSAESCTAALDGLLRAAMPEQVQASDSPPTAADASGFPAGPLDEAQAKALFARFGIPVVAEKVVATAREAEQAARGLGGRVVLKILSREIAHKSDVGGVAINLTTEVIGDRLAAMAAEVEARAGKRPEQFLVQEMISGGVEIILGMHRDSLGTAILLGMGGVAAELFKDTTMRLLPPNGGLDLSEARAMARDLVTWPLLDGFRGRPTCDVEALAEAVVAFSRMVAQLGDRLSEAEINPVFVLPAGQGVKAADGLVVLNV; from the coding sequence ATGAACGCGATCGAACGCCTGATCCGGCCGCGCAGCATCGCCATCATCGGCGCGTCCGCAGACCCCAGCAAGACGTCGGGGCGACCTGTGTCCTATCTTCAGAAGCACGGCTTTGCGGGCGCGATCTATCCCGTCAATCCCAAGGTCGCAGAGATCGGCGGCATCAAGTGCTACGCCGACGTCGCCTCGCTGCCTGATGTGCCCGACGTCGGCCTTGTCCTCGTCGGCGCCGAGCGCGCGCATATCGCGGTGCGCGAATTGTCCGAGCGGGGAGCCGCCGCCGCGATCGTTCTCGCCAGCGGCTTCACCGAGACCGGAGCGGAAGGTGCCGCGCGCCAGCACCAGCTCATGCAAGCCGCCGGATCGATGCGCGTCCTCGGGCCGAACACGATCGGTCTCGTCAATCTCACCGACAATATCGTGCTGTCGGCGTCGGGCGCGCTGGCGATGGACGACTTCCCGGCCGGGGGCATTGGGCTGATCTCGCAAAGCGGGGGGATTCTCGGCGCCGTGCTGTCGCGCGCCGCGGCGCGCGGAATCGGGCTGTCCAAGCTGGTGTCGACCAGCAACGAGGCCGATCTCGAGCTCTCCGATTTCATCGACTTCCTCGCCGAAGACGATGCGACCAAAGTCATTGCACTCTATATCGAGGCGATCCGCAATCCGCTCCGCTTTCGCGAGGCGGTGCTCAAGGCGCGCCGCGCCGGCAAGCCCATCGTCGCCTTCAAGATCGGGCGATCGGAGGCGGGTGCACAGGCGGCCGTTTCGCACACCGGCGCGCTGGCCGGCTCCGACCGCATGTACGACGCCCTGTTCCGGCAGCTCGGCGTGATCCGCGCCCGGACCTTCGAAGATCTGCTCGACATTCCCGCAGCCCTCAGTGCGGGGCGGAAGCTTTCCGGCCGGCGTGTCGCGATCCTCACCTCGACCGGCGGCGCCGGCACGATCGTATCGGACAGTCTCGGTGTCGCAGGCTTTGTGACACCCGCACCCGATGCGGAGACGGCCGCGCAATTGCGCAGCCTGCAGTCGGGCTCGCATGCCAACCTCGATCGCAATCCGATCGACGTGACCCTCGCCGGCCTGCAGCCGGATTTGCTGCGCGGCGCCATCCGCATCCTGCTCGCAAGTCCGTCCTATGACGCGCTCATCGTCATTGCCGGCTCGTCGGCCGTGGGGTCGCCGGCCCTGATGGCCGACGCCATCCATGACTGCTTGCCGCTCAGCGACAAGCCGGTCGTCGCCTATGTCAGTCCCCACGCGCCCGAGGTGGTGGCTGTGCTGACCCGGCGCGGCGTCCCCGCCTACACCTCGGCCGAGAGCTGCACTGCGGCGCTCGACGGGCTGTTGCGAGCCGCAATGCCGGAGCAGGTCCAGGCATCCGATTCGCCCCCGACGGCGGCGGATGCCAGCGGTTTTCCGGCGGGACCGCTCGATGAAGCACAGGCCAAGGCGCTGTTCGCCCGGTTTGGGATTCCTGTCGTGGCGGAGAAAGTGGTTGCAACAGCGCGCGAAGCCGAGCAGGCGGCGCGCGGCCTCGGGGGCCGTGTCGTGCTCAAGATCCTCTCGCGCGAGATCGCGCACAAGAGCGATGTCGGCGGCGTCGCGATTAACCTGACCACTGAAGTGATCGGCGATCGCCTGGCTGCGATGGCGGCTGAGGTCGAGGCCAGGGCCGGGAAGCGACCCGAGCAGTTCCTGGTTCAGGAGATGATCTCAGGCGGCGTCGAGATCATTCTCGGCATGCATCGTGATTCCCTGGGAACGGCAATCCTTCTCGGCATGGGCGGCGTCGCGGCCGAACTGTTCAAGGACACGACGATGCGTCTGCTTCCGCCGAATGGCGGCCTCGATCTGTCCGAGGCGCGCGCGATGGCGCGCGATCTCGTCACATGGCCGTTGCTGGATGGCTTTCGGGGCCGGCCGACATGCGATGTCGAAGCGCTCGCAGAAGCGGTGGTCGCGTTCTCGCGCATGGTTGCGCAGCTCGGGGATCGACTTTCGGAGGCGGAGATCAATCCGGTGTTCGTGCTGCCGGCGGGCCAGGGCGTGAAGGCAGCGGACGGATTGGTTGTTCTCAATGTCTAG
- a CDS encoding enoyl-CoA hydratase/isomerase family protein: MPYQLIEFSVEAGVATLAFNRPERRNAMSDEMRAEFTGALETVARDKAIKALVLTGRGQAFCAGGDISGMKRRLEAPQGEVAFNGWSRQQGVHHVQSLLLGLPKPTIAAVNGAAAGLGADTALACDFVMATERSKFTWSYIKRGLIPDGGGLYFLPRRVGLAKAKELIFTGRVVEADEALALGIVDRKVASAELLPAAQAWAAELAQGSPTALALSKKILNETFEHSAHDIFNLGSQAQAICYTSTEHRDAVAAFLAQSSSKD; encoded by the coding sequence ATGCCGTATCAGCTCATCGAATTTTCCGTCGAGGCCGGTGTCGCGACGCTCGCCTTCAACCGGCCGGAACGCCGCAACGCCATGAGCGACGAGATGCGCGCCGAATTCACCGGCGCGCTCGAAACCGTCGCCCGCGACAAGGCGATCAAGGCCCTGGTGCTGACCGGGCGCGGCCAGGCCTTCTGTGCCGGCGGCGACATCAGCGGCATGAAGCGCCGGCTCGAAGCGCCGCAGGGCGAGGTCGCGTTCAACGGATGGAGCCGTCAGCAGGGCGTGCATCACGTGCAGTCGTTGCTGCTGGGCCTTCCGAAGCCGACGATTGCCGCCGTCAACGGCGCCGCCGCGGGGCTCGGTGCGGACACCGCGCTGGCCTGCGACTTCGTCATGGCAACGGAACGATCGAAATTCACCTGGTCCTACATCAAGCGCGGTTTGATCCCCGACGGCGGCGGTCTGTATTTCCTGCCGCGACGGGTCGGGCTCGCGAAGGCCAAGGAACTGATCTTCACCGGCCGCGTCGTCGAGGCCGACGAGGCGCTCGCGCTCGGCATCGTCGATCGCAAGGTGGCTTCGGCCGAGCTGCTGCCGGCCGCGCAGGCCTGGGCGGCCGAGCTGGCTCAGGGGTCTCCGACGGCTCTGGCGCTGAGCAAGAAGATCCTGAACGAGACCTTCGAGCATTCCGCGCACGACATCTTCAATCTCGGCAGCCAGGCGCAGGCCATTTGCTACACCAGCACGGAGCATCGCGACGCGGTGGCGGCGTTCCTCGCGCAATCCTCGTCGAAGGACTGA
- a CDS encoding IclR family transcriptional regulator, whose protein sequence is MAQAPRYAGGVDGNRSLERGIEILRAFRPGVDTLGNGEIAERTGLPRSTVSRLMRTLVNSGMLDEVRSERTYRLAASVISIGHAMRTGSPVLNAIGPMMRAESAKRRLNVGLATADRTMMVYLESIRYSPRAALRNVVAGQQVPMELTSLGRAYLAGLAETERERLLKQFKRRSAAATKALLAEVRRSISAVERDGYCAVSWQPAVVAVATPIVLDGLPVYALNMSLQNVDRSDALASEMGTYLKAFAAKCKEVLAG, encoded by the coding sequence GTGGCGCAGGCGCCCAGATATGCGGGCGGGGTTGACGGCAACCGGTCGCTCGAACGGGGCATCGAGATCCTCAGGGCGTTCCGGCCCGGTGTCGACACGCTCGGCAATGGCGAGATCGCGGAGCGAACAGGTCTGCCACGATCGACGGTCAGCCGGCTGATGCGAACGCTGGTCAATTCCGGGATGCTCGACGAAGTCCGCAGCGAGAGGACCTACCGGCTTGCCGCATCCGTCATCAGCATCGGTCACGCGATGCGGACGGGATCGCCCGTGCTCAACGCGATCGGACCGATGATGCGGGCCGAATCGGCCAAGCGCCGGCTGAACGTCGGACTTGCGACCGCGGATCGAACCATGATGGTTTACCTGGAGTCGATCCGCTACAGCCCGCGCGCGGCGCTGCGCAACGTGGTCGCCGGCCAGCAGGTCCCGATGGAACTGACGTCGCTGGGCCGCGCCTACCTCGCCGGCCTTGCCGAGACGGAGCGCGAGCGATTGCTGAAGCAGTTCAAGCGGCGCAGCGCAGCCGCCACCAAGGCGCTGCTGGCAGAGGTCAGGAGATCGATCAGCGCCGTCGAGCGCGACGGATATTGCGCCGTATCATGGCAGCCCGCCGTTGTCGCCGTCGCAACGCCGATCGTGCTGGACGGGCTCCCGGTCTACGCCCTCAATATGAGCCTGCAGAATGTCGACCGGTCCGATGCGCTGGCGAGCGAGATGGGCACGTACCTCAAGGCGTTTGCGGCGAAGTGCAAGGAGGTGCTGGCGGGCTGA
- the queD gene encoding 6-carboxytetrahydropterin synthase QueD has translation MKISQAFKFEAAHRLPNVPETHRCRRLHGHSYRVEVQLDGPVDPHTGFVADFFDIEKSFADIMGALDHHCLNDVKGLENPTAENIAIWIWDRLKPSLSQLSAVRVYETADCWAEFNGQ, from the coding sequence ATGAAGATATCGCAGGCGTTCAAGTTCGAGGCGGCGCATCGGCTGCCGAACGTGCCCGAGACCCATCGATGCCGCCGGCTGCATGGTCATTCCTACCGGGTCGAGGTTCAGCTGGACGGACCGGTCGACCCGCACACCGGCTTCGTTGCCGACTTCTTCGATATCGAAAAATCCTTCGCCGACATCATGGGCGCGCTGGACCACCACTGCCTGAACGACGTCAAAGGCCTCGAGAACCCGACCGCCGAGAATATCGCGATCTGGATCTGGGACCGGTTGAAGCCGAGCCTCTCACAGCTGTCGGCGGTTCGGGTCTATGAAACGGCCGATTGCTGGGCTGAATTCAACGGGCAGTGA